A segment of the Triticum urartu cultivar G1812 chromosome 1, Tu2.1, whole genome shotgun sequence genome:
GTAGGGAGGGGCGCCGCAGGTGCGGCCGCGGCAGGGCCCCTCGCCTCGCCCTGGCCCTGCTGCCTGTCAAAAGGGCTGCTGGCGGCGCTGCTCCCTTGCAGCTCGCTGCCGCGGGACGAGTGGAACCTCCAGACGCCGCCGGCCGACACGGCATCGTTCCTCATGTTGCACGAGCTCCTTGAGTGGTGCTCGACATGAGTGTTGGGTCGCGCTGCGGCCACGCGGCTCACCTGCTCCACTGCGGAGGATGAGACCACCGGGTTCATCACTGGCACGCTGAAAGGCGGGAAGTACATCGGGGGCATGGCTGGTGGGCCGCCGACGCCCATGTGCTGCGGCTGGTGAGGCATAGGGATGCCGTATGGAGAATTCATGAATTCCCCAGCTGTAGATGGCAGGCTCAGAGGAGCACAGCTTGCGTAAAACGGGGCCAAGATGCTTCCTGCCGGGGGGCACGGCCCTGTGTATGGTTTGTAGACGAACCCTTCCGACGGAGACATGACGGGAACGAGCCACTGATTCTGAGGCGGAGGAGCACACCAGTTGTTCTGCTTGTTGTCGGGAGGAGCAGGCATAGCAGGAGGGTTACTGCTAACCGCACCGTTTGATGCAGCTTGGTTCTCATGCCGGACCTCGACTACATCATTGTCTTGAGATGGTGAAGCCTGGTTTCCTTCAGTGTTGTCTTTCGAGTACTCCGCCTGCTGCAGGGTAAGCTGTGCATCATCATCGTCTTTGCTTTTAGCTGATAGAAGCTGCTTTTCCACATTGGCTGCAGCCGTCTTCTTCTTGCTTGTCACCAGGGCACTGCCAAGGCACGGATCCCCTTCAATAAGTAGGTGTGGAGATGCTGCAATCAACTTCTGCACCTGCTTGCAAGCACATACATAACATGGCTATATCAGCGTCCCAACACAAAATACATCAATAAGCTAACCGCCCGCTTGTGGCGAGTAAGAATCACAGGCTACTATATATTTGGTGGCGCAGACTCACTTTGATCAGTCGATGCAGCTCGAACACTTGGACAGCAAAAACCCGCTGCTGACTGTATAGAGTTCAAAGAAAAGTGATTACAAAACAAGAAAGGAAGTTATAGTGATTAAGAGAGATACTCCCTCCTTCCAGAATATAAGGTGCATCAGTTTTCGTGCAAGTCTAACTTATGTATGTTTGACCAAGATTATAGAATAAAATATCGACATCTAcaatacaaaataaaataaaatacaaaaatactttccGTCATGGATCCAATGATACAAATTTGTTATTGTATATATTGACACTTTTTTCTAAAAACTTGGTCAAACATGCACATGTTTGACTTTTGAAAAAACTAATaccttatattttggaatggatgGGAGTACTACATTTAAGCATCAGTCTGTCAAAAAGGAAAAGAGATGTTCATAGAATGCACATGACAAATGTGCATGCGTGTTTGTGTTTGCATGTGTACAGTAGGGTGATTTGAGATGATACAGCATGTATAAATGGGAAGATCTAATCCGCTCGACTGCCTGGCTCATTTGCTGAGCACCAAGCTTATGTGCACACAGACCTTTCAAAAACACGAAGACAGAAAGGACAAGACCTAAGTGGTGAATACTTACTTGACGATAGCTCTTCTTGCTTTCCAGAAATGCTTTGGACCAATAGCACCGACAACATCATCTGGAGAGATCTCCAGATCTGGCAGAGATTCCACAGAGGAATCCGAGGAATCATCCCTCTGCACATCATGATGTCCGGTTGATCTTTTTCTCTTTTCACCAGTCTCTCTTAGGCCTTTCTCCGACAGTTTAGAAGCGCCGTTGCATGCGATGTCAGTAGAGTATGGCCCATTTCCAGCCTTTGGAGCATTCTGAGACTCAGCAGCATTCTCATTCCTTGTTCTAGCCTGATGCCCCTCGTTTCGGGAATGTTGCTTATCAGAAACATTTATACTGCTCGTCTCTTTTACCCTACTATACGAAGAGCCTTTGTCGTCTCTTTTACCCATTGTCTTCTCTGCAGAAAATTGAAATGATGAAGTCCTCTCTTCAGCTTCCAAAAAGTTTGTCGTTGTGTTTGCTGGTGCTTTGTCCCTGATAATACTTGGAGAGTCCATTGATCTCGTGTCCGACGCGTTCCTTCCTTCCAGGTACCTCTTGTCGGTGTTGGGAAATTTTGCAGTTGGTTTGGACAGCGTAGGCCCACTCTTATACGGACTTGTAGCTGGGAAGGGTGTGGAATTCTCTTGGATCCTCACTTCCTCATGGTTGGAGCGAGGGCGCACTCCAGAGCAGAAGACGGAAGGAACCGTAAAATCATCATCGTGAGTCAACTTCTTCCCAGAAGAATTCTtcgtgttgttgttgttgttgctgttatTGTCTCTACGCTGTGAACTACTACACTCAGCAGTCGATCCTGCAGCATAGGCGTCCTTGCTCTTAAGCAGGGTGGAAAGCCTCCCAGATGTAGCATGGCCATCCCGCCCACTCGAGTTGGTCTTGATGTGTTCGGGCAAACGCACAGGTTCGTTTGAAGGCACACAAAATGATGGAAAGAGAG
Coding sequences within it:
- the LOC125532463 gene encoding ELF3-like protein 2, which translates into the protein MRRAGGKDGGEDKVMGPLFPRLHVNDTTLKGGGPRAPPRNKMALYEQFSVPSQRFAANAANTAPAAAHRPAASYAAVSSASAGQIGGIDRPLFPSFCVPSNEPVRLPEHIKTNSSGRDGHATSGRLSTLLKSKDAYAAGSTAECSSSQRRDNNSNNNNNTKNSSGKKLTHDDDFTVPSVFCSGVRPRSNHEEVRIQENSTPFPATSPYKSGPTLSKPTAKFPNTDKRYLEGRNASDTRSMDSPSIIRDKAPANTTTNFLEAEERTSSFQFSAEKTMGKRDDKGSSYSRVKETSSINVSDKQHSRNEGHQARTRNENAAESQNAPKAGNGPYSTDIACNGASKLSEKGLRETGEKRKRSTGHHDVQRDDSSDSSVESLPDLEISPDDVVGAIGPKHFWKARRAIVNQQRVFAVQVFELHRLIKVQKLIAASPHLLIEGDPCLGSALVTSKKKTAAANVEKQLLSAKSKDDDDAQLTLQQAEYSKDNTEGNQASPSQDNDVVEVRHENQAASNGAVSSNPPAMPAPPDNKQNNWCAPPPQNQWLVPVMSPSEGFVYKPYTGPCPPAGSILAPFYASCAPLSLPSTAGEFMNSPYGIPMPHQPQHMGVGGPPAMPPMYFPPFSVPVMNPVVSSSAVEQVSRVAAARPNTHVEHHSRSSCNMRNDAVSAGGVWRFHSSRGSELQGSSAASSPFDRQQGQGEARGPAAAAPAAPLPTSSAGNGNAAQQPQVSSGSQENPVAAAARVIRVVPHTARTASESAARIFRSIQMERQQNGP